A section of the Roseomonas marmotae genome encodes:
- the ggt gene encoding gamma-glutamyltransferase: MTSWTDRAGSLFTCEKQPAQGSKGMVVTNHPVASAAGAEMLLAGGNAIDAAIAALFTLTVVEPMMVGPLGGGVAHIRLADGRHLVLDGLSTAPAAARGDMYRTVSDTLPDYQETVGRENNLGPLAMAVPGALAGWCKALAEHGTMPLADVLRPAIHAAAEGFRVTDYLAGAIGDGAADLARDPGLAATFLPGGDIPAVGSRLRQPALAESLALIAAEGPRALYGGQIGRALAAHMAASGGLITMADLEAFEVIERQPVRGTYRGFEVLAPPPPSSSGVHMTQMLNVLEGFDLARMGFGSAETVHLLAEALKLAFADRAVATADPAFVKVPVERLTSKDYAEERRALLRMDLAQDWTPGIPPAESANTTHVTVADALGNIVATTQTINSLFGARFSIPGTGLIANNYMFNFDPHPDRALSVAPGKRVFTSMAPSIVLKDDKPAFALGLPGGLRIFGSAMQAIINLIDHGMSLQEAVEAPRIWTQGHTLELEPAISAEAEAGLAARGHVAVRPKHIGGGMGAVRFLPGGMLEGAACWRADGTPVGIAGGLARPGIRFNPEVGRRR, encoded by the coding sequence ATGACCAGCTGGACCGACCGCGCGGGCAGCCTCTTCACCTGTGAGAAGCAGCCGGCCCAGGGCAGCAAGGGCATGGTGGTGACCAACCACCCCGTCGCCTCCGCCGCCGGGGCCGAGATGCTGCTGGCCGGCGGCAATGCCATCGACGCCGCCATCGCCGCCCTTTTCACCCTGACGGTGGTGGAGCCGATGATGGTGGGGCCGCTGGGCGGCGGCGTCGCCCATATCCGGTTGGCCGATGGTCGGCACCTCGTGCTGGACGGGCTTTCCACTGCCCCCGCCGCCGCGCGGGGGGACATGTACCGCACCGTCAGCGACACCCTGCCCGATTACCAGGAGACGGTGGGGCGCGAGAACAACCTCGGCCCGCTGGCCATGGCCGTACCCGGCGCGCTGGCCGGGTGGTGCAAGGCCCTGGCCGAGCACGGCACGATGCCCCTGGCCGATGTGCTGCGCCCGGCCATCCACGCCGCCGCCGAGGGCTTCCGCGTCACCGACTACCTCGCCGGCGCCATCGGTGACGGCGCGGCGGATCTGGCGCGCGACCCCGGCCTTGCCGCCACCTTCCTGCCGGGCGGCGACATCCCCGCCGTCGGCAGCCGGCTGCGGCAGCCGGCGCTGGCGGAATCCCTGGCGCTGATCGCGGCGGAAGGCCCCAGGGCGCTCTATGGCGGCCAGATCGGCCGGGCGCTGGCGGCGCATATGGCGGCCAGCGGCGGGCTGATCACCATGGCCGATCTGGAGGCCTTCGAGGTGATCGAGCGGCAGCCGGTGCGCGGCACCTATCGCGGCTTCGAGGTACTGGCCCCGCCGCCGCCCTCCTCCTCCGGCGTGCATATGACGCAGATGCTGAATGTGCTGGAGGGCTTCGACCTCGCCCGCATGGGCTTCGGCAGCGCCGAGACCGTCCACCTGCTGGCCGAGGCGCTGAAGCTGGCCTTCGCCGACCGCGCCGTCGCCACCGCCGACCCCGCCTTCGTGAAGGTGCCGGTGGAGAGGCTGACCTCCAAGGACTATGCCGAGGAGCGGCGCGCCCTGCTGCGGATGGATCTGGCGCAGGACTGGACGCCGGGCATCCCGCCGGCCGAATCGGCCAATACCACCCATGTCACGGTGGCGGACGCGCTGGGCAACATCGTCGCCACCACCCAGACCATCAACAGCCTCTTCGGCGCACGCTTCAGCATCCCCGGCACCGGGCTGATCGCGAACAACTATATGTTCAACTTCGACCCGCACCCGGACCGGGCGCTTTCCGTCGCGCCGGGCAAGCGGGTCTTCACCTCCATGGCGCCTTCCATCGTGCTGAAGGATGACAAGCCCGCCTTCGCGCTGGGCTTGCCGGGGGGCCTGCGGATCTTCGGCTCGGCCATGCAGGCTATCATCAACCTGATCGACCATGGCATGTCGCTACAGGAAGCGGTGGAGGCGCCACGCATCTGGACCCAGGGCCATACGCTGGAGCTGGAACCGGCGATCTCCGCCGAGGCCGAGGCGGGGCTCGCCGCGCGTGGCCATGTGGCCGTGCGGCCGAAACATATCGGCGGCGGCATGGGCGCCGTCCGCTTCCTGCCCGGCGGGATGCTGGAGGGGGCTGCCTGCTGGCGGGCGGACGGCACGCCGGTCGGCATCGCCGGTGGGCTGGCGCGTCCGGGCATCCGCTTCAACCCGGAGGTCGGGCGCCGCCGCTAG
- a CDS encoding flagellar biosynthesis repressor FlbT, whose protein sequence is MTTLVLELRPGDLLIVNGAPIRFRSRTRVELAGRARFLFGKQVMVPEAATTLSRRFYLALQTAYVGPEDERGEALLRARALQAEYQASVASQGAKDLMLRALALSEECECYQALKLVRRVIQQEEAASARPVPDRLSPGAWPGHVPIET, encoded by the coding sequence ATGACCACCCTCGTCCTTGAGCTGCGCCCTGGCGATCTGCTGATCGTCAATGGCGCCCCCATCCGCTTCCGCAGCCGTACCCGGGTCGAACTGGCGGGCCGCGCCCGCTTCCTGTTCGGCAAGCAGGTCATGGTGCCGGAAGCGGCGACGACGCTGTCCCGCCGGTTCTACCTGGCCCTGCAAACCGCCTATGTGGGGCCGGAGGATGAGCGCGGGGAAGCTCTGCTCCGGGCGCGGGCACTGCAGGCGGAATATCAGGCCTCCGTGGCATCCCAGGGGGCGAAGGACCTGATGCTCAGGGCCCTGGCGCTATCCGAGGAATGCGAGTGCTATCAGGCTCTGAAGCTTGTCCGCCGGGTGATTCAGCAGGAGGAGGCGGCCTCAGCCAGGCCTGTTCCGGACCGTCTGTCTCCGGGCGCATGGCCGGGTCATGTACCAATCGAAACTTGA
- a CDS encoding tetratricopeptide repeat protein: MTTGPDPDALLRQGLARHQAGDLAGARQFYRQALALRPRDGNALNLLGQIARARGDLPEALRLIGQAVALHPGAPVFLAAQGATLAEAGRLPEAEAALRAALAARPQDATSLRNLGQVLSTAGRVGEALAPLRQAVALLPGSGEAHLALAHACREAGLPEEAATHAARAAAHPRLAEQARFLLAALGAASPPARAPASYVRDLFDQYAPRFDADLTGRLGYRTPAMLAELLLEAGVAADGSRAVLDLGCGTGLSGQAVAPFARRLEGLDLSPRMLAEARARGIYHALHEADLLDFLPRQPGAWDLVVAADVLNYLGDLSPVLAAIGHALVPGGIAAFSLEKGEKAPCSLGPDLRYRHHPAALRALAGSAGLTVLAEREAALRREKGAPVDGLLWVLRRA; encoded by the coding sequence ATGACCACCGGGCCGGACCCTGACGCGCTGCTGCGGCAAGGGCTGGCCCGGCATCAGGCCGGGGATCTGGCGGGCGCCAGACAATTCTACCGTCAGGCGCTGGCGCTGCGCCCGCGTGACGGCAATGCGCTGAACCTGCTGGGGCAGATCGCCCGCGCGCGGGGGGACCTGCCCGAGGCGCTGCGGCTGATCGGCCAGGCGGTGGCGCTGCATCCCGGCGCGCCTGTCTTCCTGGCCGCCCAGGGCGCCACCCTGGCCGAGGCCGGGCGCCTGCCCGAAGCCGAGGCCGCGCTGCGCGCCGCCCTGGCCGCCCGGCCGCAGGATGCCACCAGCCTGCGGAACCTGGGCCAGGTGCTGAGCACCGCCGGGCGGGTGGGCGAGGCCCTGGCGCCGCTGCGGCAGGCCGTGGCGCTGCTGCCCGGGTCGGGGGAGGCGCATCTGGCCCTGGCCCATGCCTGCCGCGAGGCCGGGCTGCCGGAGGAGGCCGCCACCCATGCCGCCCGGGCCGCCGCCCATCCCCGGCTGGCGGAGCAGGCGCGCTTCCTGCTGGCCGCGCTGGGGGCCGCGTCGCCGCCGGCCCGCGCCCCGGCCAGCTATGTGCGCGACCTCTTCGACCAGTACGCGCCGCGCTTCGATGCCGACCTGACCGGGCGGCTCGGCTACCGCACCCCCGCCATGCTGGCGGAGTTGCTGCTGGAGGCGGGCGTGGCGGCGGATGGCAGTCGCGCCGTGCTGGACCTGGGTTGCGGCACCGGGCTCTCAGGCCAGGCCGTGGCGCCCTTCGCCCGACGGCTGGAAGGGCTGGACCTTTCCCCCCGCATGCTGGCGGAGGCGCGGGCGCGCGGCATCTACCATGCGCTGCACGAAGCCGACCTGCTGGATTTCCTGCCCCGGCAGCCTGGCGCCTGGGATCTGGTGGTGGCGGCGGATGTGCTGAACTACCTGGGCGACCTCTCGCCCGTGCTGGCGGCCATCGGCCACGCCCTGGTGCCCGGGGGAATTGCCGCCTTCAGCCTGGAGAAGGGGGAGAAGGCGCCTTGCAGCCTCGGCCCCGACCTGCGCTACCGCCATCACCCCGCGGCACTGCGCGCCCTGGCCGGATCCGCCGGCCTGACCGTGCTGGCGGAGCGGGAGGCGGCGCTGCGGCGGGAGAAGGGCGCGCCGGTGGATGGTCTGCTCTGGGTGCTGCGCCGCGCCTGA
- a CDS encoding formate--tetrahydrofolate ligase — protein MATDLEIARAARLRPIREIAEKAGIPEDSLEPYGRYKAKVSLDFVRAQQSRPDGALVLVTGINPTAAGEGKTTTTVGLGDALNSLGTKAMIALREPSLGPCFGVKGGATGGGYAQVLPMEEINLHFTGDFHAITSANNLLSAMVDNHLYWGNELGLDARRIVWRRAIDMNDRALRSVTAGLGGVPNGFPREDGFDITVASEVMAVFCLAKDLADLQARLGRIIVGHTRDGKAITAHDLKADGAMAALLRDALAPNLVQTLEGSPALVHGGPFANIAHGCNSVIATKLALKLADVVVTEAGFGADLGAEKFLDIKCRAAGLRPAACVVVATVRALKLHGGVAKSALGTEDVAAVTRGIANLKRHVQNMQKFGLPVVVALNKFTSDTQAEVEAVQAAMRALGTEAILCTHWADGAAGAADLARAVQGLIAGGTAEFEPIYPSHVSLAGKIETVAREIYHAASVSIPPPVAAKLKRFEDAGFAHVPVCIAKTQYSFSADPTLLGAPEGHVLPLRDVRLSAGAGFVVAIAGEIMTMPGLPRHPAAEGIGLDAEGRIEGLF, from the coding sequence ATGGCGACCGACCTGGAGATCGCACGCGCGGCGCGGTTGCGCCCGATCCGCGAGATCGCCGAGAAGGCCGGAATCCCCGAGGACTCGCTGGAGCCCTATGGCCGCTACAAGGCCAAGGTCAGCCTGGACTTCGTGCGGGCGCAGCAGTCCCGCCCCGATGGCGCGCTGGTGCTGGTGACGGGCATCAACCCCACCGCCGCCGGCGAGGGCAAGACCACCACCACCGTCGGCCTGGGCGATGCGCTGAACAGCCTGGGCACGAAGGCGATGATCGCGCTGCGCGAGCCCTCGCTCGGCCCCTGCTTCGGCGTGAAGGGCGGCGCGACGGGTGGCGGCTATGCCCAGGTGCTGCCGATGGAGGAGATCAACCTCCATTTCACCGGCGATTTCCACGCCATCACCTCGGCCAACAACCTGCTCTCGGCCATGGTGGACAACCACCTCTACTGGGGCAACGAGCTGGGGCTGGATGCCCGCCGCATCGTCTGGCGCCGTGCCATCGATATGAACGACCGCGCGCTGCGCTCCGTCACCGCGGGCCTGGGCGGCGTGCCCAACGGCTTCCCGCGCGAGGATGGCTTCGACATCACGGTGGCCTCCGAGGTCATGGCGGTCTTCTGCCTGGCGAAGGATCTGGCGGACCTGCAGGCGCGGCTGGGGCGCATCATCGTCGGCCATACGCGGGACGGTAAGGCCATCACCGCGCATGACCTGAAGGCGGATGGCGCCATGGCGGCGCTGCTGCGGGACGCGCTGGCGCCCAACCTCGTGCAGACGCTGGAGGGCTCGCCCGCCCTGGTGCATGGCGGGCCTTTCGCCAATATCGCCCATGGCTGCAACAGCGTGATCGCGACGAAGCTGGCGCTGAAGCTGGCGGATGTGGTGGTGACGGAAGCGGGCTTCGGCGCCGACCTGGGCGCCGAGAAGTTCCTGGACATCAAGTGCCGCGCCGCCGGGCTGCGCCCTGCCGCCTGCGTGGTGGTGGCCACCGTGCGCGCGCTGAAGCTGCATGGCGGCGTGGCCAAGTCGGCACTGGGCACCGAGGATGTCGCGGCCGTGACGCGCGGCATCGCCAATCTGAAGCGCCATGTGCAGAACATGCAGAAATTCGGCTTGCCCGTGGTGGTGGCGCTGAACAAATTCACCAGCGACACCCAGGCCGAGGTCGAGGCGGTGCAGGCCGCCATGCGCGCGCTGGGCACCGAGGCCATCCTCTGCACCCACTGGGCCGATGGCGCGGCAGGCGCGGCCGATCTGGCGCGGGCGGTGCAGGGGCTGATCGCCGGCGGCACCGCCGAGTTCGAGCCGATCTACCCCAGCCATGTCTCGCTGGCCGGCAAGATCGAGACGGTGGCGCGGGAGATCTATCACGCCGCCTCCGTCTCCATCCCGCCGCCGGTGGCCGCCAAGCTGAAGAGATTCGAGGATGCGGGCTTCGCCCATGTCCCCGTCTGCATCGCCAAGACGCAGTATTCCTTCTCCGCCGACCCGACGCTGCTGGGCGCGCCGGAGGGGCATGTGCTGCCGCTGCGCGACGTGCGGCTCTCGGCCGGCGCGGGCTTCGTCGTGGCCATCGCGGGTGAGATCATGACCATGCCCGGGCTGCCCCGGCACCCGGCCGCCGAAGGCATCGGCCTGGATGCCGAGGGGCGGATCGAGGGGCTGTTCTGA
- a CDS encoding ABC-type transport auxiliary lipoprotein family protein — MMKRRALLLALPMTVALAACGSVLERPYVEVQRFPLDARRPGARRGPGRRVLLLRLMRAGPGMETRGLRSVRPDGTENVDFYAEWVAPPAELAEEALRRWLSASGLFSAVVAPGSRARADYILECELTTLVADIPKRQARAGLSAVLIRDRDGDTQVLRQFAVTGTAPLPAPSADGTLPAEVQAAGMNEALAAALGSLENRIAQFAG; from the coding sequence ATGATGAAACGACGCGCCTTGCTGCTGGCACTCCCGATGACCGTCGCACTGGCCGCCTGCGGCAGCGTCCTCGAACGCCCCTATGTGGAGGTGCAGCGCTTCCCGCTGGACGCGCGGCGGCCGGGCGCGCGCCGCGGGCCCGGCCGGCGGGTGCTGCTGTTGCGGCTGATGCGCGCGGGGCCGGGGATGGAGACGCGCGGGCTGCGCAGTGTCCGCCCCGATGGCACCGAGAACGTGGACTTCTACGCCGAATGGGTCGCGCCCCCGGCCGAGCTGGCGGAGGAGGCCCTGCGTCGCTGGCTCTCGGCATCCGGCCTGTTCAGCGCCGTGGTGGCGCCGGGCAGCCGCGCGCGCGCCGACTACATCCTGGAATGCGAGCTGACCACGCTGGTGGCGGACATCCCCAAGCGGCAGGCGCGGGCCGGGCTTTCCGCCGTGCTGATCCGCGACCGGGACGGCGATACCCAGGTGCTGCGGCAGTTCGCCGTCACCGGAACGGCGCCGCTGCCTGCGCCATCCGCCGATGGCACCCTGCCGGCCGAGGTCCAGGCCGCCGGCATGAACGAAGCTCTGGCCGCCGCGCTGGGCTCGCTGGAGAACCGGATCGCGCAGTTCGCAGGCTGA
- a CDS encoding MlaD family protein has product MAKSRKLYVRVGMLLLAGIVLGVGFLLFLTAGRVGKSAEIFETYLGESVTGLEVGAPVRYRGVQIGQVTEVGLVNAAYRPDSRQQAAAAFQLVLVRMAIDPKRATMPNVEATERAVQNGLRARLASQGLTGVAYMELDFVDPARYPPRDVPWRPEYPVIPSVPSTVVQVQNAAEAVLARIQDAPLEEIMNNIAGLTGALNGQVTGDGDLTRTLREAAETMAVLRQAVAGSDIGGTLTELHSVATNLNNLTSGPETRRTLASIASAAEGMRVAVSRLPAAIESLERTARAARSVTQDTNADLAPILRDLRAVASNLRDATELLRRAPGQAIFGAPPPPNR; this is encoded by the coding sequence ATGGCGAAATCCCGCAAGCTCTATGTCCGTGTCGGCATGCTGCTGCTGGCCGGCATCGTGCTGGGAGTGGGCTTCCTCCTGTTCCTGACGGCCGGGCGCGTCGGCAAATCCGCCGAGATCTTCGAGACCTACCTGGGCGAGAGCGTCACCGGGCTGGAGGTCGGCGCGCCCGTGCGCTACCGCGGCGTGCAGATCGGCCAAGTGACGGAGGTCGGGCTGGTCAATGCCGCATACCGGCCGGACAGCCGCCAGCAGGCGGCAGCCGCCTTCCAGCTGGTGCTGGTCCGCATGGCGATCGACCCCAAGCGCGCCACCATGCCGAATGTGGAAGCGACGGAGCGCGCGGTGCAGAACGGGCTGCGGGCCCGCCTGGCCAGCCAGGGACTGACCGGCGTGGCCTATATGGAGCTGGATTTCGTCGACCCCGCCCGCTACCCGCCGCGCGATGTGCCCTGGAGGCCGGAATATCCCGTGATCCCCTCAGTGCCCTCCACCGTGGTCCAGGTGCAGAACGCGGCGGAAGCGGTGCTCGCGCGGATCCAGGATGCGCCGCTGGAGGAGATCATGAACAACATCGCCGGGCTCACCGGGGCGCTGAACGGGCAGGTCACGGGCGACGGCGACCTGACCCGCACCCTGCGCGAGGCGGCCGAGACCATGGCGGTGCTGCGCCAGGCGGTGGCGGGTTCCGACATCGGCGGCACGCTGACGGAGCTGCACAGCGTCGCCACGAACCTGAACAACCTGACCAGCGGCCCGGAGACCAGGCGGACCCTGGCCAGCATCGCCTCTGCCGCCGAGGGGATGCGTGTGGCGGTCTCCAGGCTGCCCGCCGCCATCGAGAGCCTGGAGCGCACTGCCCGCGCCGCGCGGAGCGTGACGCAGGACACCAATGCCGATCTGGCGCCCATCCTGCGCGACCTGCGGGCGGTGGCCAGCAACCTGCGCGATGCGACCGAGTTGCTGCGCCGGGCGCCCGGCCAGGCCATTTTCGGCGCACCGCCGCCGCCTAACCGATAA
- a CDS encoding ABC transporter ATP-binding protein, which translates to MTASRMVPSRPGEPDAGNRTAGPRPGSPERPDAATRPTGAETPGVAPPAGRDAPDVHPREVTDPVVEARGVAMAFGANTLFRDVSFQVERGEVFVILGGSGCGKSTLLKMLIGLYNPTAGESRILGQDLHHASGDERRELLAKLGVMWQSGALFGSMTLLENVMLPLEEHTRLPPRGREEVARVKLGLVGLSDAADRLPAEISGGMAKRAGIARAMALDPPVLFLDEPSAGLDPITSAGLDQLIKDLARDLGTTFVVVTHELQSILAIGDRCIMLDKQAKGIIAEGDPRELRDHAAHPTVRAFFRREAI; encoded by the coding sequence ATGACGGCTTCCCGCATGGTTCCCTCCAGGCCCGGCGAGCCGGATGCCGGCAACCGCACCGCCGGCCCGCGCCCCGGCAGCCCGGAACGCCCCGATGCCGCAACCCGTCCCACGGGAGCCGAGACGCCCGGCGTCGCCCCGCCGGCGGGGCGGGATGCGCCCGACGTGCACCCGCGCGAGGTAACGGACCCGGTGGTGGAGGCGCGTGGCGTCGCCATGGCCTTCGGCGCCAATACCCTCTTCCGCGACGTCAGCTTCCAGGTGGAGCGGGGCGAGGTCTTCGTGATCCTCGGCGGCTCGGGCTGCGGCAAGTCCACCCTGCTGAAGATGCTGATCGGCCTCTACAACCCGACGGCGGGGGAGAGCCGCATCCTCGGCCAGGACCTGCATCACGCCAGCGGCGACGAACGCCGCGAGCTGCTGGCGAAGCTGGGCGTCATGTGGCAGTCAGGCGCGCTCTTCGGCAGCATGACGCTGCTGGAGAATGTCATGCTGCCGCTGGAGGAGCATACGCGCCTGCCCCCGCGCGGGCGGGAGGAGGTGGCGCGGGTGAAGCTCGGCCTCGTCGGCCTCTCCGACGCCGCCGACCGGCTGCCGGCCGAGATCTCCGGCGGCATGGCGAAGCGCGCCGGCATCGCGCGCGCCATGGCGCTGGACCCGCCGGTGCTCTTCCTGGACGAACCGAGCGCGGGCCTCGACCCCATCACCTCGGCGGGGCTGGACCAGCTCATCAAGGATCTGGCCCGCGACCTCGGCACCACCTTCGTGGTGGTGACGCATGAGCTGCAGAGCATCCTGGCCATCGGCGACCGTTGCATCATGCTGGACAAGCAGGCCAAAGGCATCATCGCCGAAGGCGACCCGCGCGAATTGCGCGACCACGCGGCGCACCCGACCGTGCGCGCTTTCTTCCGCCGGGAGGCGATCTAG
- a CDS encoding ABC transporter permease, whose amino-acid sequence MRDEAQEPGFAREGDRLALRGALTTERIGRLWDPVLRAGRGAAVVDLSGVSALDTSGAALVLAAGGREARLEGAGSGIAAVLERARVALEAPRPQPPGRGLPFVAALGAWGVGRVKAAAEGIGFMGEAVVLGLSVLRHPGQLRLADLLRHLDEAGLRAFPLAILLGMLIGVILAFQSSIPMRMFGAEIFIPALVGISMIRELGPLIAAIILSGRTGSAYAAELGTMTVNEEVDALRIMGVEPVAMLVLPRLLAAMLVMPVLALLMNLSGLIGMGIVMGTLGFPATLVINQLQQWLTLGGLAGGLFKAMVFGVVIAGIGCRAGLSAGRGPRAVGDAATAAVVGGIVATVVLDGFFAVMFYRLGW is encoded by the coding sequence ATGCGGGATGAGGCCCAGGAACCGGGTTTCGCGCGGGAGGGCGACAGGCTCGCCCTGCGCGGCGCGCTGACCACCGAGCGGATCGGCCGGCTCTGGGATCCGGTGCTCCGCGCCGGGCGTGGCGCGGCGGTGGTGGACCTTTCCGGGGTTTCTGCCCTGGATACCAGCGGCGCCGCCCTGGTGCTGGCGGCCGGTGGCCGCGAAGCGCGGCTGGAAGGCGCGGGTTCCGGCATCGCCGCCGTGCTGGAGCGCGCCCGCGTGGCGCTGGAGGCGCCGCGCCCGCAGCCGCCGGGCAGGGGCCTGCCCTTCGTCGCCGCCCTCGGTGCCTGGGGCGTGGGCCGGGTAAAGGCGGCGGCCGAGGGCATCGGCTTCATGGGAGAGGCGGTGGTGCTCGGCCTCTCCGTGCTGCGCCACCCGGGCCAGCTGCGGCTGGCCGACCTGTTGCGGCATCTGGACGAGGCGGGGCTGCGCGCCTTTCCGCTGGCCATCCTGCTGGGCATGCTGATCGGCGTCATCCTGGCCTTCCAGTCCTCCATCCCCATGCGGATGTTCGGCGCGGAGATCTTCATCCCCGCCCTGGTCGGCATCTCCATGATCCGCGAACTGGGCCCGCTGATCGCCGCCATCATCCTCTCCGGCCGCACCGGCTCCGCCTATGCCGCCGAACTCGGCACCATGACGGTGAACGAGGAGGTGGACGCGCTGCGCATCATGGGTGTGGAGCCGGTGGCCATGCTGGTGCTGCCGCGCCTGCTGGCGGCCATGCTGGTGATGCCCGTGCTGGCGCTGCTGATGAACCTCTCCGGCCTCATCGGCATGGGGATCGTGATGGGCACGCTGGGCTTCCCGGCGACGCTGGTGATCAACCAGCTGCAGCAATGGCTGACGCTGGGCGGGCTGGCGGGCGGGCTGTTCAAGGCCATGGTCTTCGGCGTGGTCATCGCCGGCATCGGCTGCCGTGCCGGCCTCTCCGCCGGACGCGGGCCGCGCGCGGTGGGCGACGCCGCCACGGCCGCGGTGGTGGGCGGCATCGTCGCCACCGTGGTGCTGGATGGCTTCTTCGCCGTGATGTTCTATCGGTTGGGCTGGTGA
- a CDS encoding flavin monoamine oxidase family protein: MAAVDVLVVGAGAAGIAAARALRQAGLTCQVLEARERAGGRAATDSVTLGAPFDLGATWLHAAGRNPLRGLAEQMGMAPFDHGSARQSVCFENGQLVDAAAMAEYDAAWEGFHAKLAAMPRRPGESAAALAVRAGFGAGHWDATILHWEGPVICAAPMSAMDAADWLDTLLEPPDLLLPEGAGSLMRRLAEGLPIAYGAVVRRLDWSGPRVIAEGDFGRLEATAAIVTVPTSVLAAGAIQFNPDLPDRTAQAIHDLPLGLLTKIGLRAAGQDRLGLAPFTGIERRVARQDEAALTAIAWPFGHDHLMGFVGGPHAWALADAGPEATIDFAFEELRRNFGARATQALRRDGGLVSDWGRDPFSRGAYSHALPGRAAARAILAEPLAGGRLCFAGEACHTGLAATLGGAWETGEAAAAHAARAMRGRGGAAGVSGTDHAG; this comes from the coding sequence ATGGCTGCTGTGGATGTGCTGGTGGTCGGCGCCGGCGCGGCCGGCATCGCTGCCGCCCGCGCGCTGCGACAGGCCGGGCTGACCTGCCAGGTGCTGGAGGCGCGGGAGCGGGCGGGCGGGCGCGCGGCCACCGACAGCGTGACGCTCGGCGCGCCCTTCGACCTCGGCGCCACCTGGCTTCATGCCGCCGGCCGGAACCCGCTGCGCGGCCTGGCCGAACAAATGGGCATGGCGCCTTTCGACCATGGCAGCGCACGGCAATCCGTCTGTTTCGAAAATGGCCAGCTGGTGGATGCGGCGGCCATGGCCGAATACGACGCCGCCTGGGAAGGCTTCCACGCGAAGCTGGCGGCCATGCCCCGCCGTCCCGGGGAGAGCGCCGCCGCGCTGGCCGTCCGCGCCGGCTTCGGCGCCGGCCACTGGGACGCCACCATCCTGCACTGGGAAGGCCCGGTGATCTGCGCTGCCCCCATGTCGGCCATGGATGCGGCGGACTGGCTCGACACGCTGCTGGAGCCGCCCGACCTGCTTCTGCCTGAGGGTGCGGGCAGCCTGATGAGGCGCCTCGCAGAGGGCCTGCCCATCGCCTATGGCGCGGTGGTGAGGCGGCTGGACTGGTCCGGCCCCCGCGTGATCGCGGAAGGGGATTTCGGCCGGCTGGAAGCCACCGCCGCCATCGTGACGGTGCCAACCTCCGTGCTCGCCGCCGGGGCCATCCAGTTCAACCCGGACCTGCCCGACCGGACGGCGCAGGCCATCCACGACCTGCCGCTGGGCCTGCTGACCAAGATCGGGCTGCGCGCAGCGGGGCAGGACCGGCTGGGCCTGGCGCCCTTCACTGGCATCGAGCGCCGGGTGGCGCGGCAGGATGAGGCAGCGCTGACCGCCATTGCCTGGCCCTTTGGCCATGACCACCTGATGGGCTTCGTCGGCGGACCGCATGCCTGGGCACTGGCGGACGCCGGGCCCGAGGCCACCATCGACTTCGCCTTCGAGGAACTGCGCCGCAATTTCGGCGCCCGCGCCACCCAGGCGCTGCGGCGGGACGGAGGACTGGTCAGCGACTGGGGGCGTGACCCCTTTTCGCGCGGCGCCTATAGCCACGCCTTGCCGGGGCGCGCCGCCGCCCGCGCCATCCTGGCGGAACCCCTGGCGGGCGGGCGGCTCTGCTTCGCGGGGGAGGCCTGTCATACCGGGCTGGCCGCCACGCTGGGCGGTGCCTGGGAAACGGGAGAGGCCGCCGCCGCCCATGCGGCCCGCGCGATGCGGGGGCGGGGCGGGGCGGCCGGAGTGAGTGGAACCGATCATGCGGGATGA
- a CDS encoding YccF domain-containing protein, producing MALLLNILWNIPGLGFIPALMWLVAAVLMALTIIGLPWARACLMMARYSFTPFGYTLVTTEELTGRGTLGTGPLGWLANILWFLLAGIWLCIAHLTLAASTAITIIGLPFAWAHLKLAAASLFPVGKRVVPNAVGDAIALGRGQAGLDRARR from the coding sequence ATGGCCCTCCTGCTGAACATCCTCTGGAACATTCCCGGCCTGGGATTCATCCCGGCGCTGATGTGGCTGGTGGCGGCTGTCCTGATGGCACTGACGATCATCGGCCTGCCCTGGGCCCGGGCCTGCCTGATGATGGCCCGCTACAGCTTCACGCCCTTCGGCTATACCCTCGTGACCACCGAGGAACTGACCGGCCGCGGCACGCTGGGCACCGGCCCGCTGGGCTGGCTGGCCAATATCCTCTGGTTCCTGCTGGCCGGCATCTGGCTCTGCATCGCGCATCTGACCCTGGCGGCGAGCACGGCCATCACCATCATCGGCCTGCCCTTCGCCTGGGCGCATCTGAAGCTGGCGGCGGCCTCGCTCTTCCCGGTGGGCAAGCGGGTGGTGCCGAACGCGGTGGGCGATGCCATCGCCCTGGGGCGTGGCCAGGCGGGGCTGGACCGGGCACGGCGCTGA